TGAAATTTTCTATCTTTAATGTCTTATAGTTTCAAAGTATAATACTTTAGAGcgatgtagtttgaaaaccattaggAATTTGACTAAACTTTccaaagtaaagttgtagatctcctaTAGCTCTACAAATCTTAGTAAGGGAGTTTTTGCTAATTCTGCATGGATTAGGAGTAACAATGGCACGAAGATAGTTTATCAGTCGGCCAGATGGCTGGTTTGAACTGGCAAGCCGCGCGCGTCATGGCCAACTGGCGTCAGCGCGCGCGTCGTATGGCAGTCATACGCCATCGCTGGCCCCGCATTATCGTGCTGAACAGGAGAAGAGTCGGGCGCACACTCTCCACTCTCACTTGTGCTCTCTCGCTCTCACTCTGCTATCTCTCGTACTCGTCGCGCTAGAGTGGGAACCACACCCGCATGCCACCATCAAGCCTCCGCTAGCAGTGCTTGCCGTCGTCGCTGCACCTCCATCTGATCCATCGCACTCACAactccaccatcatctcctctacctccccgACTTGCCACTGATACTATTCAAGCTAAGGTAAAGCGGCATTTCACGTTGCCGTCCACGCCATGGCCATGGAGCGCGCCGAGCTTCGAGCTCGCCGTGGATAGCCTTATCCACCGCTTCTCCTACCTCTTTATCCCCTAGTCCAATGTTGTCTTAAGTCACAGTAGCTCACGCCATAGCCGGTTTTACCACTACCATTGCTACCGAGCGGGAATGTGCGGCCACACAGCTtgcgcccgccatggccgcgagcTCAAGCTCGCCGCGGCCGGCACCGACTAGGTCCCGTCGTCCCCCTCTAGCGCGTGTTTTCTGCATCTCTATTAATCCTagcacaatcaccgaagatggagATCCATCATGGACCGCCGTCTCGTCAAAATGGTGACCTCATCATCACCGCGctcgcgccgccgtgccgccatgtgCACTGCCATGCTCCTCCGGCGCCTCTACTAATCCTAACCTTCACTCTTTAGCCTCGCTTGGTCACCGCGAAGCTGTAGCAGAGCTCGCTTGAGTCTCTCGTTGCCGGAGATGGCCGGTGCACCACCGTGCATCGCCGCCGTCGAGCTTGCTCCGACGAGCCTCTAAGTCAACCGAGGGTACCCCTCGATGCGGCTTAACGAGACGAGTGTAGTGGTAGTGATGCCGTCgccgaagacctcgccgtcggtgagttctttCCGATCAAAGCCGGCGCTCTGCTCTGCCTCGCTGATGTGTGGGTCCCGTTGACCCGCGGGACCCAGCTGTCACTCAGAGTTTTAaatgttttctttatttattttcacagatttaaatgcaaacttcaaaaatccatatcttgtgctagatgtgtccaaatggggtgatctaaattttgttggattcatcatgaagtataatatttgataaaaatatttaacctactgtttgggatattttttggggaaattaaattaagctagtaaagagcttttaaatttgtttcttgtaaaatgcataacttaagCTAGAgaagtgataaaattatgattccaattttgtgggtctTGTGTTGGCATGATCTACCTagaaaatttgtacagtagactattgaggtcatatgtaacctactgtaattttctctgaATTTATTGATCATTGGAAATAATTATcctctaaatcaccctattatataagaaaattaataaatgcacctaAGTAAATCATTtggacttaaccatgatgttttctatggtgcttgtgatgcatatgatctgtttatattagtagttgtgcttgaaattaattggttataggcagctagttactTATTGCCTTGTAATTCAACTAAATGGTTGCacgagtagtttctgttgtgttgataaattcatgatgatagtgatatttcttgtgaaacttgttaataatgaAGTTATAGCTAACTTACCCATCTTGCTtgttctaaaatttcatggtcatagccctaatggtttaagagttatagctgttacaaGTCTGCTGTCAGATCTGCTTGTcctctagacagatctgaaagattaaattgtttgacctagatagctactcAGTCATCTTAATATGATTATACGAaacttgtagacaatttcataagactTCAAAAAAAATACACAACcatattgtttggatgtgtataacttcagttatgatcaaaacaaatGTATAGTCTGTTGCAGTCCAAAAATTgtttaaataaaaataaaaaaaaatatctaTCACCTCCTCCCTCCGTCGACTCGCACCACTTGGCATCGCCTCCTCCTCCGTTCGTCTGTTGGTGCCTGTCCCTCGCTACTACAGCCTTCGAGGCACTCCCACCGTAGCCATGAGGCCCTACCTCATCAGTCACTTCACTCAACGAAGCAGCGGAGGCGGGGATATAGAACCAGCGCTCCATTCTTCGCATCGTGCCATGCGTCTCCTCCATCACGGCTGTAATGGCAGGTGGGCTGTCTAGGCGATGGGCTGCGGTGCAGAGACGGTGCCACCGCACCTCTGTATCCACTGCTCAGCAGCTGCTGCCTCCGCACCCAGGCACCCGGCAGCCAGGCCCTTCCACTGTGCCCTTGTCCAAGGAGGGGAACGAGCAGTGTCCACACTGCTGCTAAGCAGCGCCTGCACACCATGTGCTCGACAGATTGCCCGCGAGAACTGCAGATAGCTGATGAGTGTGAAATGGCATGGTCTAGCAGCAGGAACCGAGGCACATCAGAGAAGTCAAGTTAGCAAGCCTAAATGGACAGAGAAAGCCGTTCCCAGCAATCCTTGATCACTGCCCCTAAGTATCACAAGAGATAATATCTTGCTAGCTAAATAAATATAGGTATCCTATTGTTTCTGCTTGTATCTCTATTTTCACTTGTCAGGACATTCTGAATGCAGAAGTCATTTAGAATAGACTCTTGTAAGGtactccctctatttcaaattataaaccGCTTTGACCTTCCTGATACACCTATTTttttatgcatctagatataataatatgtctagatatacaTTAAAATGGATGATCCAAAaaacgtgcctgaaccttgatcgCTTCTGCtggatttcaactctagcctaccccaatttgtttgggatttaaaggctttgttgttgttgttgttgttgttgttgatccaAACAAGTCAAAGtggcttataatttggaacggatgaagTATTTAAAATCCATTTCACTTTTGCAGCCGGAGAGCAGTCAATGTGCAGTGCCGTGCCCAACTTTAGAGAGAACGAACAACGCCAAAGAGAAACGTGTTAAACTTCAATTAGGCTAACTTCAATTAATATTAACGTATGTTAAGTTTATACTGACCTAAAATGTGTTGCACTAGCATCTCAACCAAAAAGCCAAAGGGAAGCAACCTTCATTCATGTCAGTCCTCGATGAATAACGAAGGCTTCGAATTTTGCCCCTTAATTTGTCTCCATTTGCAGCTAGGCTGATGATTCAAATTTCTATTGTTTACAGCAAGTTACCATCGACTGCCCGCACACCTTCCTAGCGTGCGTTCACATTATTTGCCATCATCTGAGACTGTTGTATCCACCAACAAATTTCAGTGTCTTTAGCCTTCATTACTGTTTTTCTGATAAAAGAAATACAATAGTAAACCGAACCCAATTAAGTTTGAATCTTTTGCTTCTCTAAAACAAAAGCTTCTGTGATTTTGTCTCAAGAAGTGAGATTCTGTACCAAGGCCATGAATATAGGTTTGCCACTTATCCACGAACAGTATATCCCACGATGATAATTGGACGTTTAATAACAGTCTACCCACTGCCTCACTGCATTTTCATGAACATCCAATTGCAGAGTTACAAGCCTTGTGGCTAAGAAAGCTGTAGCTTTAGCTACATGGATTGAAGAGGCAATCAATAAAACGAGAGCCTGCAAGCTCTCACGACCACAGTATCAGAAAGCCAAGCAACTGGCAGGTATAAGTATTTATTATTATACTACTAGTTACCTTGTCTTCAACATACATATTGTTATATTGACTTAGtctaaataataataaaaagcAGGCTTTAATATCAAATGTGTAGATGCCACAAGAACCACAGGATATCTCATGACTCTACAAAGGACCTTAGAAGAGATGAGCTACCTAACAGTTGTACAGATAACCTTATACGATGTAAATATTAACTTCCCAAAATAATACTCCAGTGATACTATACAAAACACTACTCTAGCCAATGACACTTAGGGGGGCATCATGTCATATTTTCTACCACTGCTTGGATCCAAACACTAACACGACAAGCTAATCTGAGTAGCATTGCTTGGATACAAATACAAATGTACAACTACCTGACACAATGTAGTCACCCACTGATACAGTGGTAGGCTCCAAACAGGGCTCAGCAAAGCCACGCCGGTTTTTCTAGTGCCAATCGAAATCGACTACAGAACAAAATCAATAAGCTTAACAGAAACATACAGTTCCAGATTAACATATAGGAGCCACACAAATACCATGACAAACTGTTCCAAGCATTTATTCGCAACTTGCAACAGCGCAACAGCAACCGACACACTGTTTCCAGAAGGGAAGTATCAAGATAACTAGACGCAGTAATTTATACTTGAGAAACGACTTGGCAACATGCTCGTTGTTCCTCAAACTTATATTCTTAGATGGCATAGCCCAACTGACAACTGACATCCACACTGAATGGCCTTTTAGTTGCGGCAGCAACCGTCCACTCACACCATTTTTGTGGTAGCTACATGTCCAATGAGTGATGAATCATATGGTCCGTGCAGAGCGCCTATAATCACTGGATTCGAGTTTGTTTCATTAACCCTTTGTGTCAGCATTAAAGACCTCATATAATTCATCCCCATCAGACTGCCGACAGATCAATCATCCTCCACTCACTCTTTGGCCCAGAAGATGGTGGCACTCCCTGTAAATTGCAAACCAACCAAATAAGTGTATAAGCATATAAAAGATTCCACAAGAGAGACATTAACCAACAAAAGAGAACACACTTTTGCAAATATATAGCAAAATTAAAAGCAAAAGGTCTATCTAGGCAAGCCCTGTAGTCCAAAAAATGACTATTCTAGAAAAATCTAAGTGAAAGCACCATTCCCCTGCACTCTGCAAAGTATTCCATCCAATTGGGAGAAGTCTAAATATAAGTCTATATTATCTAAAGAGTCAAATGCACCAGCGGCCCTTAAACTTGTAAGGGTGTGTCCTTAGGTCCTTGAACTTTAAAAATGcatttttgggtccctaaacttatTAAATGATGCACTGGTCCATGCCAGCAACATAAGCCACTTAGCAGCCTGGGAACAGGAACATGGCCCACGTTCCCGTTCCCATATTATAAAATGATACCCCAAGTTCCCATTCCTGTTCCAGGAACAGGAACATGGCTGCTAAGCATAAGTGTTCCATGTTGATGTGGCATGCCAGTGTGGCATGTTTTTTTACATTTAACCCCTCCCCTTACCTCTTCTTCCACAAATGGATCATTCACTACTACAGGAATAAGCATCAACGATCATTATCTAACGACCATGTGTAATTTGTGGTTGTCAGGTTCTATCATGCATCTAACCATGCATCGTACAAGGATACTAGACGACTAATTTTTTGTCAGTCGCTATCTAGCGCTCTCTCGTGGTCGCTAACTCGCTCGATCTATTTTACCGGTCCCGTCCCCACTAACTCTTTTGTTCCCCTTCACGATCTATTCTTCCCCATAAAGCCAGGGTCGTTTCTCCCACGCCAAGATCGATCTAATCTCCCTGCACAAAGGTCGAACTGATTTCACCATGTGAAAATCAATCTGTTTCCTACTAGGTTTCTCCAACCACCACCACTTTAGTATGGAACGTACATGTGGCTGGCATGGAACTACGGTGCACCACTCAACAAGTTAAGGGACCCAAAAATGCATTTTTAAAGTTCGTGCACCGAAGTGACACACCCTTACAAGTTTAAGGGccgctggtgcatttaactcttatcTAAATATAAGAATACAAATCATTTTAGAATTATGTTCATCTCATTTCTTCCTAGTATACTTTTTTGAATGGTGTTCCAACTCCCATAAATAAATGCAGTCGCTTTCTAATCCCTCTCAATAAGAGAGAAGCAGATTAAGTTCAGGAACAAAAGAAAACCAACTCTAATTTAATCACTCTATGACTCTTCTACTCCTGCACCCAAGTACATATAAAATCAAAGGACATCGGTTCTACTTTGTATAGATGATAAATACTACTCCCTCccttccaaattataaaatgttttggcttttctagatacattgattTTCCTATGTAtcttagacataatgtatatctaagtgcagaGCAATAACTATGTATCTAATAAAGCCAAAACgtctataatttggaatggagggagtagaagaTAAATTAATATCATTGATAAACTTATTAATTATAACTAATTACCATGCTCCCTAACAAACCCATAAATGGCACTGAACTAAAACAATCCTAGGTGTAAGATACCACAAAAACTGTTGACAATAGCAATATAATGGGATGGCTTACTCCTTTTGGCACTAAAGGAAAGTGGACTAAAAAGATCTTAGTCCATTTTACAGCTGCATCTAGAAGAAATCAACCAAATAAACTGCAGAAGTACTTCAAGCAATTTTATGATATTATTAAGTAATCTCCCATTGAATACATCAAAAATCAAAAgaacaaaaagaaagagaaaacaaattgAAAGGGTGCAAGTCTAACCGGAGGCTGTGCCACGTACCAAACATAACAGCAGCCGTTGTCATGCTTCAAAGATCACCATTCTCAAAAGAAATTTAACACTATGAGAGTGCTGCAGGTATGGGCCAAGCTCAATAGGTCAGGCTGTGCCACTTAATCCTTTAGTCCCCAGCAACTCCTACATaaatgaaataataaaacaaaatatAAATGAGAACTGTAACATCTTCATACGCGTGAACCAAATTTCGCTGCAAGAAAATAGAACACAAAATGAAATGATAGTTTACACTTGCTAAGAAGAATTATTTGTAATGTTGACAACTGGAAGGAGTGTCTTTACCAGCAATCATCCTGGTACAAGTTACTGAATCACACATGGTAACTGCTAGACCAGATAGAATTTGATGGCTCTTGTTCAGCTATTTGACCACTTTGCTGATTTCTTTGGTGGTAATTTTGGAACATATTCTGTTTTGAAGGCTCAAAAAGGTGGAAATCTTGCCATGTCTTCTCATTGGCCCCTTGTGCATGTATCCCAGAGACCTGTTGTTTCCCAGGGAATGGGAATGGAGTGGAAAATGCAGTGCTAGTATCACTGACACCAGGATAAACAGCTCTTAAATTGTTAACATGATCAATCGATGGCTGATAGCCATCTAGCCAGCTGTAATCATCGACCTGTGGGCTCTGCAGTTTTTCAACCAGAATAGAATCATCTTGACGCTTCGGGGTTACATGATTAAATCCTGGAGGTGGCCCAACAGGCTTTGATGGACGACTAACAGGGTTCTTCTTTAAAGCAGTTAGTGGTGCTTCTGTGAATTTCATTGGCATGCCACCTGATGGTGCCATTGAAGGTACAACTGAATCAAGTGTAGAGGGGACAGTCTCTCCAGTAATGTTCACGTGATTATGCATCGAGTTTTTAGTGGTACCAGCAGGTTCAGTAGACGAATACCCAATAGACTGTACACCACTCAATCCAGCCTGCAATCTCTGCTCTAGATAGCCATTTCCAGTTATGTTGACAGTCTTCAGTCCATTCATTAACAGCATTTCTTGTTCACTGAGAAATTTCGAATAGTCAGGGCTACTAAAACGTTGAACCATTGATGCAGATACATGTGGTTCAGAGACAACATCTTGGAAAGTTAAACCTGTGTGCTGAGGACCAACATGCTGTGCACCACTGCTTGTCCAGCTGGAAGCAGGCTCCTCAACAGGCTGCATGAGTTCAAATCTTGGAGCAATGCTAGGAATAACATTTTGCTCACCATTGACAGCCCAACCAACAGAAGACCTGGGAAGCGACTGGTTAACGTTATAATTACCAGCAGCTAGAAAAGAATGTGACCCACCATTGGGTGGCCAACCAGTCGCAGACATTGATGCAGTGCTCTGAACAGACACTAAACTAGCATTGGTTGGCCAGCCAGCAGCAGACATTGGTACAGGATAGGTGTATCCATTCACCGACAGGTCTGAAGGAGCTTTCGGAAACTTTTCAGAAGCTGTAGGCTTGAAAACaatttcttcatcatcatcaccatcaggaCCAAAGTGCAACTTAGACTGCAGTGTGTCCATATTAGAGGAAACTGAGTCAAATCTTCTAGCAGCCTCATGATCCATGTCAGCGCCATTTGTTTTAAGTGCGTCAGGAGACTCATGAAGAGGGTTGTTAGCTTTAGAAACAGGAGGGTTCTTGGCCATGACAAATTTCTTGGAAGATGGATCAAAATATATCCTCAACTGATCGATCTGAACAAAGTTCAGCAGTGACTTCCCTGCAGCAAAAATTCGTTGAACCCGTGCTTTCTTCTCCTTGGTGCTTCCAACACTTCCAAATGTGTGTTTGCTTGAAAAATCCAAAATGGTATGTGCAGGAACTAAGGGCAAAAAACCTCTCAATTCAAGATCTTCCCAAAGGGCAAGCCTGTTGCCAGTTTCACCTTCCTCATAAATGCTCATATTAGAAAAgcaagcctcatcatcatcatcatccatagaTGCAAGGTTGGTAAGGATCAGCTTATTCATAAATGAGATACATTGGTTCCAGAAGAAAGATCTGGCATTTGCATGCTTTTCCTCCATCTCTGAATCAACAGCCAACTCTGGATGGGACGCCAGCCATTCAATGTACACCAGAATGGCTGGCAGATAGAAGCTTGATGCGATATCACGGAGCTCTGAACACCTTCTGAGAATTCGTCCAACAAAATCAAAAGCAGCCGTAAATGCACTTTGGAGCAGTACTCTGCGTTGCACAATTTCAGCATACGACTGGCTATCAGGTTCCTTCTTTACATTGTGTACTGTGAATATAAGGATGACAGTAAGCCTAACAGCAGCTAATGCATTTTCTGCAGCATCACAACCGAAATTAAGCTCGTCCTCAAGACCAGAAGAAAGGAGAATCTGCAAATCATTGCTAACTGAAGAAAACAGCTCCCCAAATGTTTCCAAACTGTTAAAAAGGGAGAGAAGAAAGAATTTATTAGGCAGATTGAGACCAGTAAGAGGGTTGAAGAATTGATTCTGATCATGTAAGAGACTGGGCTGTACCTGGTCCTCGTGAAAAGAATTCCATTGAGCCTGACAAATCGTATATAGAAGGCCTTCAATGTATCATGAATATTGCACTCCCGTTCCCTTTCAGCTGTTTCAGTATTAACATCTTTTGGCTGAAACCTTACTTCTCCCCGTCCTCGGTCCCTACCAGATGACCGTGGGGGTAATGTCTTAGCACTGGGAACTTTGTTGTTGTCTGGCAGCTGTCCATAGATTTGGCGATTCTGCATAGGAAGTTGTACCATCATTAATAGAAGCTTAATAGCGCAAATCTGGAAACAATTGTTCATTTGATGATGAAATCATTTCAGTTCTTTTCTTAATACAAAAACTATGTTCTCTGTTAGTGTTGTGTATTACTGAAGACTATGATGCAAACATGACAGCGAAACTAACAAATATTGAGAACCATATGGAATACAAATTGGAAATCATCCTACCATTAGCTATTGATTTAATATGTTCATCGAGTAAGGGTATCATGAACAATTACAGTCCCATATAAGCCACAAAGAAGTGATATCTTGGGCTATCAATATCAACCTGAATGCTAACATTTGCAAATGAGAACACACAAATATAGATGCCTCAAAAACTATTTGCACTTAATTCTACTAACTTATCGAATCAGTGACACTACTGTTTGACTGGAGGTACTAAACAACGAAACATCTCAAGATAAATTAACATTATATAAACATAAATTTACATAAGAAAGTATTCTGGGCATGACAGCTGTATACAAAGTAAAAGCTGAAGAACAAAGGAGAAAATAAACATTTGCTATGTATGAACCTGCAAATTAAGTGCCATTACAGGGTACCTATATTATATATGGTTGTACAAAGTAAGTGACTAAGTGCCAAGGGTAATCAGACATATTAGATGCGCAGAAACAATTAAAATGCTAAAAAGAAATCCAACCAAATTTTCAACCATCTGGTCTTCAGATATCATCAGACGAACAATACAAAGTTTGCCAGATAAGTCAGGAAATCAAGCAAAATTCTCATGTCATATCAAACAATACAATCTTCTACTGAAGGTATCAAACCAAAATGAGAAAGCATGATAAGAACAATACTTTGGATATGAATTAATGAAGACAGCAACAATACCTTTTCAAAAAGAATAATCAAGTTGTCCCGTGCAGTGGTAAAAGGAGTATCTGCAGCTAAGCTTCGGAAGTACCTATAAACAGCTACCACCTCGTTGCCTGAGTAAGAAGCTAGTATAGCAAGCTGAAAAAATGACAGCAGCAATAAATAAAAGACTGAGTAGAGAATAAATAGTCAACTAAGCAAGTATAGTAATGTGGTAATACCTGATGATGAGGGTTGCCACTGGAAGGGTAGATAGAAGCTGCCTCTTTGTAGTAACTAGAAGCAGCTGCATATTCACGACTAGCAGAATCACCATCACCATGCAAACTCTTGTAACGAGCAAGATCTCCCAAATATATCAGACAGCGATGGCATgaaatcaaacctttcttcaacTGAACTGTTTTCTTGTCATCTCGCACAGAGTTGTTTGCATTGTCAAGGCCCTCTGGAAAGTAACTGAGTGGAAGGCCCCAATTTGATTTGATCTTTAACATCAAGTCGTGATAGAAGCCAGTTGCTTCTGAAAGGAAGCTTTTGAAGGCTGATTTAATTCTCTTGACTCGATCTGGGTTAGCATTGCTCTTCCCACTAGATGCAACTGAGCTTGCAGCACTAATGTTCCTCCTGAAGTCCTCAATTCTTTTGTAGTGCAACTGCCACAGGAGATATTCTACCTCTTTCTGTTCAGAGAGGTCATGATCTAAGAGAATTATCTTCTCAAAGTTGTCACGCATCTGAAGCCATATGTTGGGATCCGATGGGACTTTGGATTTTGCGGACTTGCGGAGCTGATCTTCGAGTTCATTGTTCTGCATAATAACATTGCAATGTCACAACTTTATCATTGTGCTTCACATAAACATGAGTATCAATTGCATCTCCTTGCTATTATGGGAGAAACCCAAATACAAGCAAAGCTTGACTTACATCAGAGGAAACAATTAGCTCAGGTATTCTCCTTTCTTAAGcaatttatcatacaaactaattATAACCTATGTAAAGAAAAAAACTATCCCAAGAACTGCTCGAGGATCCACAGTACCAAGTACCCGACAAATAACCTAACAAGCAGCGCAAGCCATCCAAAAAACCGTGGAAAACCCAGGGGCACAGCGGAAACCACTGGATCAAAAACCCAGAGTGTAGACCAGTAGTATTAGCTGTACCATGCAAAGGAACAAAAAAGGAACTAAGAGGCTTTACCCTAGTAAGGAGACGCTCGGCAAGGTCCCGCGCGGAGGATGGGGCTACGCTAGCACTATCCATGGGAACAGTCATCATCCATCAACCGCTCACCGGTTTCAGCACCTGCAGCCAAATTACAAGCCCACGAGTCACCAACGGAAAGCAAACAACATGCCAGAAAGTACCGATCCAATCTCGCAGGCAGGTAGGCAACAAGAGTATCCGGGCCCTAAGCCCCTAACCTGAGCAAAACAAACCCTAATCCCCCTTCTAGACCAAGCTAGGACGACGAATCTACGCGCCCGACTAACCCCCGGCCACCAGCAACGAATCGCGGATCTCCTCAAACCCCGGTTAACCAGAGGCGAATGGCCGCGAAATCTGGGCTCAAAATCCACGGTTCAGCACCGGGAAAGCTCGCGATCGGGTCAACGAGAG
Above is a genomic segment from Miscanthus floridulus cultivar M001 chromosome 3, ASM1932011v1, whole genome shotgun sequence containing:
- the LOC136541771 gene encoding nonsense-mediated mRNA decay factor SMG7-like; amino-acid sequence: MMTVPMDSASVAPSSARDLAERLLTRNNELEDQLRKSAKSKVPSDPNIWLQMRDNFEKIILLDHDLSEQKEVEYLLWQLHYKRIEDFRRNISAASSVASSGKSNANPDRVKRIKSAFKSFLSEATGFYHDLMLKIKSNWGLPLSYFPEGLDNANNSVRDDKKTVQLKKGLISCHRCLIYLGDLARYKSLHGDGDSASREYAAASSYYKEAASIYPSSGNPHHQLAILASYSGNEVVAVYRYFRSLAADTPFTTARDNLIILFEKNRQIYGQLPDNNKVPSAKTLPPRSSGRDRGRGEVRFQPKDVNTETAERERECNIHDTLKAFYIRFVRLNGILFTRTSLETFGELFSSVSNDLQILLSSGLEDELNFGCDAAENALAAVRLTVILIFTVHNVKKEPDSQSYAEIVQRRVLLQSAFTAAFDFVGRILRRCSELRDIASSFYLPAILVYIEWLASHPELAVDSEMEEKHANARSFFWNQCISFMNKLILTNLASMDDDDDEACFSNMSIYEEGETGNRLALWEDLELRGFLPLVPAHTILDFSSKHTFGSVGSTKEKKARVQRIFAAGKSLLNFVQIDQLRIYFDPSSKKFVMAKNPPVSKANNPLHESPDALKTNGADMDHEAARRFDSVSSNMDTLQSKLHFGPDGDDDEEIVFKPTASEKFPKAPSDLSVNGYTYPVPMSAAGWPTNASLVSVQSTASMSATGWPPNGGSHSFLAAGNYNVNQSLPRSSVGWAVNGEQNVIPSIAPRFELMQPVEEPASSWTSSGAQHVGPQHTGLTFQDVVSEPHVSASMVQRFSSPDYSKFLSEQEMLLMNGLKTVNITGNGYLEQRLQAGLSGVQSIGYSSTEPAGTTKNSMHNHVNITGETVPSTLDSVVPSMAPSGGMPMKFTEAPLTALKKNPVSRPSKPVGPPPGFNHVTPKRQDDSILVEKLQSPQVDDYSWLDGYQPSIDHVNNLRAVYPGVSDTSTAFSTPFPFPGKQQVSGIHAQGANEKTWQDFHLFEPSKQNMFQNYHQRNQQSGQIAEQEPSNSIWSSSYHV